A genomic stretch from Etheostoma cragini isolate CJK2018 chromosome 8, CSU_Ecrag_1.0, whole genome shotgun sequence includes:
- the LOC117949155 gene encoding cholesterol side-chain cleavage enzyme, mitochondrial — MARWRVWCSPVTMPLFWIGELTTIGVRYSSSLPVVKQVYSDSSSIVRPFSEIPGLWKNGVVNLYNFWKLDGFRNLHRIMLQNFNTFGPIYREKVGYYESVNIINPEDAAILFKAEGHYPKRLRVEAWTSYRDYRNRKYGVLLKDGEDWRSNRVILNKEVISPKMLEKFVPLLDEVGQDFVTRVYKKIKRSGQKQWTTDLSQELFKYALESVSSVLYGERLGLMLDYIDPEAQHFIDSISLMFKTTSPMLYIPPAFLRQIGAKVWRDHVEAWDVIFSQADRCIHNIYRKLHQEAGTPKKYPGVLASLLMLDKLSIEDIKASITELMAGGVDTTSITLLWTLYELARHPNLQEELRAEVAAARAESHGDMLEMLKRIPLVKGALKETLRLHPVAVSLQRYIAEDIIIQNYHIPAGTLVQLGLYAMGRDPTVFFRPEQYKPSRWLKTETHYFKSLGFGFGPRQCLGRRIAETEMQIFLIHMLENFRVEKQRHVEVQSTFELILLPEKPIILTVKPLHTSQ, encoded by the exons atggcCAGGTGGAGAGTGTGGTGCAGCCCGGTGACAATGCCCCTGTTCTGGATAGGAGAGCTGACGACAATAGGTGTGCGCTACAGCAGCAGTTTACCGGTGGTCAAACAGGTGTActcagacagcagcagcattgtCAGGCCTTTCAGTGAGATTCCTGGACTGTGGAAAAATGGGGTGGTCAACTTGTACAATTTTTGGAAACTGGATGGCTTCAGAAACCTTCACCGCATTATGTTGCAGAACTTCAACACTTTTGGACCCATTTACAG AGAAAAAGTAGGTTATTATGAAAGCGTGAATATCATCAATCCTGAAGATGCTGCTATCCTGTTCAAAGCGGAGGGTCATTATCCTAAAAGGCTGAGAGTTGAAGCCTGGACATCTTACAGAGACTACAGGAATCGCAAATATGGAGTTTTACTAAA GGATGGAGAAGACTGGAGATCAAACCGTGTGATTCTCAACAAGGAGGTGATTTCCCCAAAGATGCTGGAAAAATTTGTGCCTTTGCTGGACGAAGTGGGCCAGGATTTTGTGACCAGAGTTTACAAAAAGATAAAGCGAAGTGGCCAGAAACAATGGACCACTGACCTCTCTCAAGAACTCTTTAAATATGCACTAGAGT CGGTGAGCTCGGTGCTGTATGGGGAGCGTCTGGGTTTGATGCTGGACTACATTGACCCTGAAGCTCAACATTTCATTGACAGCATCAGCCTCATGTTCAAGACTACCTCACCCATGCTGTACATACCTCCTGCTTTTTTGAGGCAGATTGGAGCAAAAGTGTGGCGGGACCATGTGGAGGCTTGGGATGTCATATTCAGCCAAG CGGACCGCTGCATCCATAACATCTACAGAAAGTTACATCAGGAAGCCGGCACTCCAAAGAAATACCCAGGTGTCCTGGCTAGCCTGCTCATGCTGGACAAGCTGTCCATTGAAGACATCAAGGCCAGCATCACTGAGCTAATGGCTGGAGGAGTAGATacg actTCGATCACACTGCTCTGGACATTGTATGAACTAGCTAGGCACCCCAACCTCCAGGAGGAGCTGAGGGCAGAGGTGGCTGCAGCTCGGGCTGAAAGCCACGGAGACATGCTGGAGATGCTGAAGCGGATTCCATTGGTCAAAGGAGCTTTAAAGGAAACactgag GTTACACCCGGTTGCAGTGAGCTTGCAAAGATACATAGCAGAAGATATCATTATTCAAAACTACCACATCCCAGCTGGG acTCTGGTCCAGTTAGGACTGTATGCAATGGGCAGAGACCCCACAGTGTTTTTCCGTCCGGAGCAGTATAAGCCCTCCCGCTGGctgaagacagagacacactaCTTCAAGAGCCTGGGCTTCGGCTTCGGCCCCCGGCAATGTTTAGGACGCAGAATAGCTGAGACAGAGATGCAAATCTTCCTGATCCAT ATGCTTGAGAACTTCAGAGTGGAGAAACAGCGCCATGTAGAGGTGCAGAGTACCTTTGAGCTCATTCTCTTACCAGAGAAACCGATAATATTGACAGTGAAGCCTCTGCATACTAGTCAGTAA
- the stoml1 gene encoding stomatin-like protein 1 yields MFNKSYQLLPQREPTCPTTPGLFVDTDRFTQHGYHKGFSFNNIPNVSENNFTDTTQGWLSWMCNLIVIFLVYICTFITFPITGWFVLKAVPNYQRIVVFRLGRVGPPKGPGIVLVLPLIDQWQRVDLRTRAFNIPPCQVTTLDGWVMSVGADIQFRIWSPVMSVISIQDLNASTRMTAQKTLTYSLAKKTFKEIQTERVKLGEYLGMDINEMTRPWGLEVDRVELTLGSLLKAPEGGPSGPLIMPPSVPGLEGLTGLTGPIQQLAMHFLSQSGILQPQQGDSITFTDELSSAPQAAVATSGSVEELLGGVKLLLSETLVHQIGACFQFDISLEDGQHRSYYVDLSQGSGAAGAGSLCRKPDVTLSLSDSDLLAMFQGRLQPFAAYTSGRLTIQGDIKTAMKLEELIKLLKK; encoded by the exons ATGTTTAACAAGTCGTATCAGCTGCTCCCTCAGAGGGAGCCCACTTGTCCGACGACTCCTGGCTTGTTCGTAGACACCGACAGATTCACACAGCACGGCTACCACAAAGGGTTTTCATTTAACAACATCCCCAATGTCTCTGAAAACAACTTCACTG ATACCACCCAAGGATGGCTGTCCTGGATGTGCAACCTGATTGTCATCTTCCTCGTGTACATCTGCACCTTTATAACATTTCCTATAACAGGATGGTTTGTACTGAAA GCGGTGCCTAACTACCAGAGGATAGTGGTGTTTCGTCTGGGTCGAGTTGGTCCTCCAAAGGGTCCGGGTATCGTCCTCGTGCTGCCCCTCATTGACCAGTGGCAGAGAGTAGACCTGCGCACCCGGGCTTTTAACATCCCTCCTTGCCAG GTGACTACTCTGGATGGTTGGGTGATGTCAGTGGGAGCAGACATTCAGTTCAGGATCTGGAGCCCCGTCATGTCAGTAATTTCAATCCAGGACTTGAACGCCTCAACCAGGATGACTGCACAGAAGACTTTGACCTATAGCCTTGCAAAGAAAACTTTCAAGGAGATCCAAACTGAGAGAGTTAAACTTGGAGAATATCTTGGG ATGGACATAAATGAGATGACTCGTCCTTGGGGGCTGGAAGTGGACAGGGTAGAGCTTACCCTGGGATCTCTACTAAAAGCACCAGAGGGAGGCCCATCTGGACCCCTCATCATGCCTCCATCTGTACCTGGACTGGAAGGGCTCACAGGCCTCACTGGCCCCATTCAGCAGTTGGCCATGCACTTTCTGAGCCAAAGTGGCATTTTACAGCCTCAACAAG GTGACAGCATTACCTTTACAGATGAGCTCAGCAGTGCCCCTCAGGCAGCTGTGGCCACATCTGGTTCTGTTGAAGAACTGCTTGGTGGGGTCAAGCTCCTGCTCTCTGAAACTTTGGTCCATCAGATTGGGGCCTGCTTCCAGTTTGACATAAGCTTGGAAGACGGACAGCATCGCAGTTACTACGTGGATTTGAGCCAAG GCAGCGGTGCAGCTGGAGCAGGGTCCTTGTGCAGAAAGCCAGATGTAACACTGAGCTTGAGTGACAGCGACCTTCTGGCCATGTTCCAGGGAAGGCTTCAACCATTTGCTGCTTACACCAGTGGCAGACTCACAATCCAGGGAGACATTAAGACTGCCATGAAGCTGGAAGAACTCATAAAGTTACTTAAGAAATAG
- the nr2e3 gene encoding photoreceptor-specific nuclear receptor yields the protein MEDHMSKINMFSSDMSNDFTDGSQAEISSVPDKALDHGLLCKVCSDSSSGKHYGIYACNGCSGFFKRSVRRRLIYRCQAGTGRCPVDKAHRNQCQACRLKKCLQAGMNKDAVQNERQPRSTAHVSLDSISVATKKEHLATTQDITSSATYSSVICRPLIPSSVTSATIAPCSNPNTFHRFMVSLLTAETSAKLEPEDVEENIDVTTNESERDWTRSDCHVSPYTSSCSESIYETSARLLFMSVKWAKNLPVFAHLPFRDQVILLEEAWSEMFLLCAIQWSMPMDSCPLLSLPDLSPTQQAKISVPTADLRILEEVFNRFKALAVDPTEFACLKAIVLFKPETRSLKDPEQVENLQDQSQVLLNQHIHSEYPSQSARFGRLLLLMPSLHFVSSEKIEKLFFHKTIGSTPMEKLLCDMFKN from the exons ATGGAGGACCACATGagcaaaataaacatgttttcttctgaCATGTCTAATGACTTCACAGATGGATCTCAAGCAG AAATAAGTTCAGTCCCAGATAAAGCACTTGACCACGGCCTGCTTTGTAAAGTGTGTTCCGATTCAAGCAGTGGTAAACACTATGGTATCTATGCCTGCAACGGCTGCAGTGGCTTCTTCAAGCGCAGTGTGAGACGAAGGCTTATTTACAG GTGTCAGGCTGGAACTGGCAGGTGTCCTGTTGACAAGGCTCATCGGAACCAATGCCAAGCTTGTCGACTAAAGAAGTGTCTCCAAGCTGGTATGAACAAAGATG CTGTGCAGAATGAGCGGCAGCCTCGAAGCACAGCACATGTCAGTCTAGACTCTATAAGTGTGGCCACAAAAAAGGAGCACCTGGCCACCACACAGGACATCACTTCCTCTGCCACCTACTCGTCGGTCATCTGCAGACCTCTGATCCCTTCCTCCGTCACATCTGCCACCATAGCGCCGTGTAGCAACCCCAATACCTTCCACCGCTTTATGGTCAGCCTGCTGACTGCAGAGACCTCTGCAAAACTGGAGCCTGAGGACG TGGAGGAGAATATTGATGTGACCACCAATGAGTCGGAGAGAGATTGGACTCGCTCTGACTGTCATGTTTCCCCGTACACCTCCAGCTGTTCAGAGAGTATATATGAGACATCCGCACGACTCCTCTTCATGTCTGTCAAGTGGGCAAAAAATTTGCCCGTTTTTGCTCACTTGCCATTTCGAGATCAG GTGATTCTCCTTGAGGAAGCTTGGAGTGAGATGTTCCTCTTGTGTGCCATCCAGTGGTCCATGCCCATGGACAGCTGTCCGCTTCTGTCTCTGCCAGATCTTTCTCCCACACAGCAAGCCAAGATCAGCGTTCCCACAGCAGACCTGCGCATTCTGGAAGAGGTCTTTAATCGCTTTAAGGCCCTGGCTGTTGACCCTACTGAGTTTGCCTGCCTGAAAGCCATTGTACTGTTCAAGCCAG AGACACGCAGCCTCAAAGACCCAGAGCAGGTGGAGAATCTGCAAGACCAGTCACAGGTGTTGCTAAATCAGCACATCCACTCAGAATACCCAAGCCAAAGTGCAAG GTTTGGGAGACTGTTACTACTGATGCCATCCCTCCACTTTGTGAGCTCTGAGAAAATAGAGAAGCTGTTCTTTCATAAGACCATTGGCAGCACACCCATGGAGAAGCTGCTGTGTGACATGTTCAAAAACTAA
- the hexa gene encoding beta-hexosaminidase subunit alpha produces MEVMCIVSFGRFTRPQFNLVLLIILQLGLHTVEGVWPLPQSFTSSTERYPLNPKAFYFGYGRQLAAQPECSVLDAAFKRYFSLIFPDYTTGNGVLRFSGDKPFTFEIRVDHADCDSYPNENSSERYNLSVSAGKASLNADTVWGALRGLETFSQLVYQDDFGTYFVNKTEIDDFPRFQFRGILLDTSRHYLPVQAILRTLDAMAYSKFNVFHWHIVDDPSFPYQSRTFPDLSSKGAFHPMTHIYTQSDVRRVISHARLWGIRVLPEFDSPGHTQSWGKGQSDLLTPCYRGSTPSGTFGPVNPVLPSTFQFMAKLFREVASVFPDSYIHLGGDEVDFSCWKSNPDVRAFMQKMGFGGDFTKLEAFYMEKIVNITSALNKTSIVWQDVFDYHERRSCLSVVEVWRHGCYLCEVRRVTNAGLRVILASPWYLDQPGPTHNWARYYTVWPLAFKGTVEQKKLVIGGEVCMWGEYVDATNLTPRLWPRASAAAERLWSDEKQTSSVDEAFPRLQDFRCKLVRRGIRAEPLYVGHCKHEYQGV; encoded by the exons ATGGAAGTCATGTGTATTGTTAGTTTTGGACGATTCACTCGTCCACAATTTAATTTGGTTCTACTAATTATCCTTCAGCTTGGCCTACACACAGTGGAGGGAGTGTGGCCATTACCGCAGTCTTTCACCTCCTCTACCGAGCGATACCCTCTGAACCCAAAGGCTTTCTACTTTGGGTACGGAAGACAATTAGCCGCACAGCCGGAGTGTTCTGTTCTCGATGCTGCATTCAAGAgatatttttctctcatttttccGGACTACACTACAG GGAATGGTGTTCTGCGATTCAGTGGAGACAAACCATTTACTTTTGAGATCAGAGTTGATCATGCTGATTGTGATAGTTACCCAAATGAGAACTCGTCTGAGAGAT ACAATCTGAGTGTCTCTGCAGGAAAAGCATCTCTAAATGCCGACACAGTGTGGGGTGCTCTAAGAG GTCTGGAAACCTTCAGTCAGCTGGTGTATCAAGATGATTTTGGCACA TATTTTGTGAACAAGACTGAGATTGATGACTTCCCGCGGTTTCAGTTCAGGGGGATATTGTTGGACACTTCACGTCACTATTTACCAGTGCAGGCCATTTTAAGAACTCTG GATGCAATGGCATACAGTAAGTTCAATGTGTTCCATTGGCACATTGTTGATGACCCCTCCTTCCCTTACCAGAGCCGCACATTTCCAGACCTTTCCAGTAAG GGGGCTTTCCATCCAATGACTCACATCTACACACAGTCAGATGTGAGAAGGGTGATCTCCCATGCCAGGCTGTGGGGAATAAGGGTCCTTCCAGAGTTCGATTCACCCGGCCACACCCAATCTTGGGGAAAAG GGCAGTCTGACCTGTTGACACCCTGCTACAGAGGGAGCACCCCTTCGGGTACTTTTGGTCCTGTTAATCCAGTGTTACCCTCCACCTTCCAGTTCATGGCGAAACTATTTAGAGAAGTGGCATCGGTGTTTCCTGATTCCTATATCCACTTAGGAGGGGATGAGGTGGACTTTTCCTGCTG GAAGTCCAACCCAGATGTCCGAGCATTCATGCAGAAGATGGGATTTGGCGGAGACTTCACCAAACTGGAAGCATTCTACATGGAGAA GATTGTGAACATTACTTCAGCTCTCAACAAGACGTCGATCGTGTGGCAGGATGTGTTTGACTACCATGAACGA CGCAGCTGTTTATCAGTAGTGGAGGTATGGAGACATGGCTGTTACCTGTGTGAAGTGCGGAGGGTGACTAATGCAGGGCTCAGGGTGATTCTGGCCTCTCCATGGTATCTGGACCAGCCAGGGCCCACTCACAACTGGGCCCGTTACTACACTGTGTGGCCTCTCGCTTTCAAGG GTACTGTGGAACAGAAGAAGCTGGTGATAGGGGGTGAGGTCTGCATGTGGGGGGAGTATGTCGATGCCACCAATCTCACTCCACGTCTTTG GCCAAGGGCAAGTGCTGCCGCGGAGAGACTGTGGAGTGACGAGAAGCAGACCTCCAGCGTGGACGAGGCGTTTCCTCGCTTGCAGGACTTTCGCTGCAAGCTTGTGAG GCGTGGCATCCGAGCAGAGCCTCTGTATGTTGGACACTGCAAACATGAGTACCAAGGTGTTTGA